A genome region from Magnolia sinica isolate HGM2019 chromosome 8, MsV1, whole genome shotgun sequence includes the following:
- the LOC131252842 gene encoding cyclin-dependent kinase F-1-like, with product MEASRPSRKSWSIHTRTEITTRYEILDRIGSGTYSDVYRARRVSDNLIVALKEIHDYQSSFREIEALQTLQNSPNVVSLLDYFWHEDDDEDAVLVLEFLPSDLASVIQHAKRNCSDGMSVGEIKRWMVQILQGVDACHRNLVVHRDLKPSNLLISADGVLKLADFGQSRILIPEPRFVPIDDNPHGQDPQTQEWNLQQPEVIPNPEAESSWPEGSRNPSTVLQEPRPLHEEGSLQGLDGLKSKDPVDETDVEAKLPDSDVSCLATCTTSDMDDDPFNNSYSYETDEGGEDESRAFTSCVGTRWFRAPELLYGSTNYGLEIDLWSLGCIFAELLSLEPLFPGTSDIDQLSRIINVVGNLNEETWPGCSKLPDYGKIFFNRVENPLGLEACLPNCSGTEINLVKRLICYNPMNRATAMELLHDRYLNEEPLPVPTSELRVPSRSDSQDENSQGEWCDYKDFDSDSDLEFGSVDVSTTDKGFSIQFS from the exons ATGGAAGCTTCTCGTCCCTCTCGGAAGAGCTGGAGCATCCACACCCGCACCGAAATCACAACCCGTTACGAAATCCTCGACCGTATCGGATCCGGCACGTACTCCGACGTCTACCGCGCCCGTCGCGTGTCGGACAACCTCATCGTAGCGCTCAAGGAGATCCACGACTACCAGAGCTCCTTCCGAGAGATTGAGGCCCTCCAAACGCTACAAAACTCCCCCAATGTCGTCTCCCTCCTTGACTACTTCTGGCACgaggatgatgatgaagatgctgTCCTTGTCCTTGAATTCCTCCCTTCCGATCTCGCCTCCGTCATCCAGCACGCCAAACGGAACTGCTCGGATGGGATGTCCGTTGGCGAGATTAagagatggatggttcagatcctcCAAGGGGTTGATGCGTGCCACCGGAATTTGGTGGTCCATCGTGATCTCAAGCCGTCGAATCTTCTCATCTCCGCTGACGGTGTTCTCAAATTGGCAGACTTCGGTCAG TCGAGAATACTTATACCAGAGCCAAGATTTGTGCCCATAGACGATAACCCACATGGGCAAGATCCTCAAACCCAGGAATGGAATCTCCAACAGCCTGAAGTTATTCCAAATCCAGAAGCAGAAAGTTCATGGCCAGAAGGTTCCAGGAACCCGTCAACTGTACTCCAAGAGCCCAGGCCTTTACATGAAGAAGGTTCTTTGCAAGGGCTAGATGGCCTCAAGTCCAAAGATCCTGTGGATGAAACTGACGTGGAGGCAAAGCTTCCTGACAGTGATGTATCTTGCCTCGCTACCTGCACTACGAGCGACATGGACGACGATCCTTTCAATAACTCTTATTCTTATGAGACAGATGAGGGGGGAGAGGATGAATCCAGGGCCTTCACTTCCTGTGTCGGCACTCGATGGTTTAGGGCTCCAGAACTACTCTACGGATCCACGAACTACGGACTTGAGATCGACCTGTGGTCGTTGGGTTGCATTTTCGCCGAGCTTCTCAGTCTAGAGCCCCTGTTCCCTGGAACATCAGACATCGATCAGCTTAGTAGGATCATCAATGTCGTGGGCAACTTAAATGAAGAAACTTGGCCGGGCTGTTCAAAACTTCCCGACTATGGAAAGATTTTCTTTAACAGGGTTGAAAATCCACTCGGTTTGGAAGCATGTCTACCAAACTGCTCTGGCACTGAAATCAATCTTGTGAAGAGACTCATTTGCTACAACCCGATGAATAGAGCTACTGCAATGGAACTACTTCATGACAGGTATTTGAATGAGGAGCCTCTGCCAGTTCCTACAAGTGAGCTCAGAGTCCCTTCTAGAAGCGACAGCCAGGATGAGAACTCCCAAGGAGAGTGGTGTGACTACAAGGATTTTGATTCGGATTCTGATCTTGAGTTTGGCAGCGTCGATGTCTCAACCACCGATAAGGGCTTCTCTATTCAATTCTCTTGA